From a single Candidatus Hydrogenedentota bacterium genomic region:
- the rsfS gene encoding ribosome silencing factor → MTNKVTPETKELLKKVETIAGAVADKKATHIKIYNMTGLTLLADVFILCSVTNEHQLKAVANESREAARNAGYAALRMEGDQHSGWLLVDFGDIILHVFREQARGFYDLDRMWGDAPEILLDLEIA, encoded by the coding sequence ATGACAAACAAAGTAACTCCCGAGACAAAAGAACTTTTGAAAAAAGTTGAAACCATTGCCGGAGCAGTGGCCGACAAAAAAGCTACTCACATCAAAATCTATAACATGACAGGATTAACCCTCCTTGCCGATGTGTTTATCCTTTGTTCCGTTACGAATGAACATCAACTTAAAGCGGTCGCCAATGAAAGCCGAGAAGCGGCGCGCAATGCAGGCTATGCCGCGCTGCGCATGGAAGGCGATCAACATTCCGGCTGGCTGCTGGTTGATTTTGGCGATATCATATTACATGTTTTTCGAGAGCAGGCACGTGGTTTCTACGACCTTGACCGGATGTGGGGAGATGCTCCTGAAATTTTGTTGGATCTGGAAATAGCATAA
- a CDS encoding serine/threonine protein kinase — MVDHQYTPDIPKLYHYKLQRVLGAGGSGKVYLGIDMKKGVPVAIKLFHERFFRNRLHVRDLGKSVTKFKRFKHNNVVQIFDFIDDTEGRCLIMEYVDGPSLKWYLLNRPYRFNERTNVALQICHGMQYLHDKGCIHHDFKPSNVLFTRTGTIKIADFSLYGNSFLLELIDRNVGEQITPMFVAPEFIRKEKITNQSDIYSMGITFYMMFTGKVPFPVDSLKVLYHCHLNVMPEHPSLANPECPTTMGDIIMKMIAKRPEMRFNDCDELSVAITQITRSRI, encoded by the coding sequence ATGGTAGACCACCAGTACACCCCGGATATTCCGAAACTATATCACTATAAACTTCAACGCGTTTTGGGCGCAGGCGGTTCCGGAAAAGTCTATCTCGGCATAGACATGAAGAAGGGCGTCCCCGTCGCGATCAAGTTATTCCATGAACGTTTCTTTCGAAACCGGCTTCATGTACGTGATCTGGGGAAGAGTGTCACCAAATTCAAACGTTTTAAACATAATAATGTGGTGCAAATTTTTGATTTTATTGATGACACGGAAGGGCGCTGTCTCATCATGGAGTATGTGGACGGCCCCAGCTTAAAATGGTATCTGTTGAATCGGCCCTACCGCTTCAACGAGCGCACCAACGTAGCGCTGCAAATTTGCCACGGCATGCAGTATCTTCATGATAAAGGCTGCATCCACCACGATTTCAAACCGTCCAACGTACTCTTTACACGAACGGGCACCATCAAGATCGCCGACTTCTCCCTATACGGCAATTCCTTTTTACTTGAACTGATTGACCGTAATGTTGGTGAACAGATCACGCCCATGTTTGTTGCGCCCGAATTTATCCGCAAAGAAAAAATCACGAATCAGAGCGACATCTATTCCATGGGAATCACTTTTTATATGATGTTTACGGGAAAAGTACCCTTTCCCGTCGACAGCCTAAAAGTATTGTACCATTGCCACTTAAATGTCATGCCTGAACATCCCAGCCTCGCCAATCCCGAGTGCCCCACCACCATGGGCGATATCATCATGAAAATGATTGCCAAACGCCCTGAAATGCGTTTCAACGATTGTGATGAGCTGAGTGTTGCGATTACGCAAATTACACGAAGCCGTATTTAA
- the sat gene encoding sulfate adenylyltransferase — MTIAPHGGTLVNRFVCDNDRGPLQEKAKTLPRITVDAYAAFDIDGIAKGIFSPLTGFMGEAETHSVLDNMTLTSGIPWTIPILLPVTEAVAESLQTGSQVAIEDDLGNLIAILNLEEKFRLDKTHLVKQVYRTDDTAHPGVAYTLAAGDVYLAGALDVLAARNVEHQDFNLSPAQTRAEFEKRGWKRIVAFQTRNPIHRAHEYLTKCALEMCDGLLIHPLMGTTKSDDIPGDVRMHCYEALLENYYPKDHVMLSIMPVNMRYAGPREAVMHAIIRKNYGCTHFIVGRDHAGVGNYYGSYDAHYIFDEIDAAALGITPLFFEHAFFSRRTNDMATKKTCPGTDADHVFLSGTKVREMLQRGEAPPPEFTRPEVAKILIEWATAADK; from the coding sequence ATGACCATCGCGCCCCATGGCGGTACGTTAGTAAACCGTTTTGTGTGTGATAATGATCGCGGCCCCTTGCAAGAGAAGGCGAAAACACTGCCCCGCATCACAGTGGATGCCTATGCAGCCTTTGATATCGACGGTATTGCAAAGGGCATATTCAGCCCTTTGACCGGCTTCATGGGCGAAGCGGAAACCCACAGTGTCTTAGACAACATGACCTTGACGTCAGGCATCCCGTGGACCATCCCCATCCTCCTCCCTGTCACTGAGGCGGTCGCAGAAAGCTTGCAAACGGGCAGCCAAGTAGCGATCGAAGATGATTTGGGCAATTTGATTGCCATCCTGAATCTGGAAGAAAAGTTTCGGCTTGACAAGACCCATCTCGTGAAACAGGTCTACCGCACCGACGATACGGCCCACCCCGGCGTCGCCTATACCCTCGCTGCCGGCGATGTGTATCTCGCAGGCGCCTTGGATGTATTGGCCGCGCGCAATGTGGAACATCAAGACTTTAACCTGAGCCCGGCGCAGACCCGTGCAGAGTTTGAAAAGCGCGGCTGGAAACGCATTGTAGCCTTTCAGACCCGTAACCCCATCCACCGCGCCCACGAATACTTGACCAAATGCGCTTTGGAAATGTGCGACGGTCTGTTGATTCATCCCCTCATGGGAACTACCAAAAGCGACGATATCCCCGGCGATGTGCGTATGCACTGCTATGAGGCTTTACTGGAAAACTACTATCCTAAAGATCATGTCATGCTTTCCATTATGCCCGTCAACATGCGCTATGCGGGGCCCCGTGAGGCGGTCATGCACGCCATTATTCGCAAAAATTACGGCTGCACCCATTTTATTGTGGGAAGAGATCACGCCGGCGTAGGCAACTATTACGGCAGTTATGACGCCCATTACATCTTCGACGAGATTGACGCTGCCGCATTGGGGATTACACCGCTCTTCTTTGAACACGCCTTTTTCTCGCGCCGTACCAATGACATGGCTACCAAAAAGACCTGTCCGGGCACGGATGCGGACCATGTATTTTTAAGCGGTACGAAAGTGCGTGAAATGCTGCAGCGCGGTGAAGCGCCGCCCCCTGAATTCACACGGCCGGAAGTAGCGAAAATTCTGATTGAATGGGCAACGGCCGCGGACAAATAA
- a CDS encoding glycosyltransferase family 4 protein, with protein MLVGIYMPSGCHQRKGPVAVDRLESIFLRNAIQGILATGHKMDTEFIWFTEGEEDIGDDRIPVVSVRAQSSFLSLGRGSVPTIEEALKRYDVDVVLTRLDVPAPSRHIPRVLFTLDMHFCGDTLRNLDIPPPPLPKKVKQLCTSANAIICPREYVHKACASRLQIGLEKEAVARAGESDLFELPQDNIIDGPFALFILNRYTEPSIPTLLDAIKRNPDLFPPNLVVLGEQHPDEPEDWGIPIVRIERCPDTMTAALMQHAVMCLYLSKSEGSGIVILQAMKAGALLVTTKSGATVEIAGKVPFYCDADNPYSLLQSIRRMLEESPNEREKRQLMARTLIMNNTWEKCGAKLLSVIRRSLA; from the coding sequence ATGCTTGTTGGAATCTATATGCCCTCGGGATGTCATCAACGGAAAGGCCCCGTGGCGGTCGATCGCCTTGAGAGTATCTTTCTGCGCAATGCGATCCAAGGGATCCTCGCCACCGGTCATAAGATGGACACGGAGTTTATCTGGTTTACCGAAGGCGAAGAAGATATTGGAGATGATCGTATTCCTGTTGTTTCGGTACGGGCGCAATCCTCCTTCTTATCCTTGGGCCGTGGCAGCGTCCCCACCATCGAAGAAGCCTTGAAACGCTATGATGTGGATGTGGTCTTGACCCGCTTGGACGTACCTGCTCCAAGCCGGCACATCCCACGCGTGCTTTTCACGCTGGATATGCACTTTTGCGGTGATACACTGCGGAACCTGGATATACCGCCGCCGCCGCTGCCCAAAAAAGTGAAGCAACTGTGTACTTCCGCCAATGCCATCATTTGCCCCAGAGAATATGTGCACAAGGCATGCGCCTCCAGACTTCAGATTGGATTGGAGAAGGAGGCTGTTGCCCGGGCCGGCGAGAGCGACCTATTCGAGCTGCCCCAAGACAACATAATAGACGGTCCCTTCGCGCTCTTTATTTTGAATCGCTATACAGAGCCCTCCATTCCCACGCTCTTGGATGCCATCAAACGGAATCCAGACTTATTCCCGCCGAACCTCGTCGTATTAGGGGAACAGCATCCCGATGAACCTGAAGACTGGGGCATTCCCATCGTACGTATCGAACGCTGTCCCGATACCATGACGGCGGCACTCATGCAGCACGCTGTGATGTGCCTGTATCTGTCGAAGTCGGAAGGCTCCGGCATCGTCATACTGCAAGCCATGAAAGCGGGCGCGCTGTTGGTGACCACAAAATCCGGAGCCACCGTAGAGATCGCCGGAAAAGTTCCCTTTTACTGTGACGCAGACAATCCCTATTCTTTGCTCCAGTCCATCAGGCGCATGTTGGAAGAGTCGCCCAACGAACGGGAGAAACGGCAACTCATGGCGCGTACGCTCATCATGAACAATACCTGGGAAAAGTGTGGTGCGAAGCTGCTCTCCGTCATCAGGCGCAGTCTGGCATAA
- the murB gene encoding UDP-N-acetylmuramate dehydrogenase yields MTLPSCSTLQEMYTLAPHTLYRIGGPARWAFWPATLSEVQDTYAWIKERELPLLVMGAGSNLLIDDRGFDGAVLFTTALQHQIQCGTHRYRLGAGLPLADIVRNIMLPGNFAGTGALTGIPGTLGGALFMNAGTVNGTICQFTEEVTILYPEGMRQVAITPDRYSYRGQSFCTGDAVILEALLAFSPSDKEEKDIYQHYIQRRLDTQPQGRCCGSVFKNPPNDHAGRLIESCGLKGTRRGGAIISPKHANFIMNEDNATFDDVYGLIQEVKQRVWDCHHIALKEEVRIIRQSPDAAAPSA; encoded by the coding sequence ATGACCCTTCCTTCCTGCTCAACACTGCAAGAAATGTATACCCTTGCCCCCCACACCTTATACCGCATTGGCGGACCGGCACGGTGGGCATTTTGGCCCGCAACCCTGTCTGAAGTGCAGGACACCTATGCATGGATCAAGGAACGGGAACTCCCGCTCCTTGTCATGGGCGCAGGATCTAATTTGCTCATTGATGATCGGGGTTTCGACGGAGCCGTCTTGTTTACCACAGCATTGCAGCATCAAATACAGTGCGGCACTCATCGCTATCGTTTAGGCGCAGGGCTGCCCCTTGCCGATATTGTGCGCAACATCATGCTTCCCGGCAATTTTGCCGGCACAGGCGCGCTCACCGGTATCCCCGGCACCTTAGGCGGCGCCTTGTTCATGAATGCGGGCACGGTGAACGGAACCATCTGTCAATTTACGGAAGAGGTTACGATTTTGTATCCTGAGGGAATGCGCCAGGTCGCCATCACCCCGGACCGCTACAGTTATCGGGGCCAATCCTTTTGCACGGGAGACGCCGTCATTTTGGAAGCGCTCCTCGCCTTCTCCCCCTCCGACAAGGAGGAAAAAGACATTTATCAGCATTACATACAGCGGCGCTTGGATACCCAGCCACAAGGACGGTGTTGCGGCAGCGTCTTCAAAAATCCGCCCAACGACCATGCCGGCCGCCTTATCGAATCTTGCGGACTGAAGGGAACGCGCCGCGGCGGCGCCATCATCAGCCCGAAACACGCCAACTTCATCATGAACGAGGACAACGCGACCTTCGATGATGTCTACGGTCTCATCCAAGAAGTGAAGCAACGGGTCTGGGACTGCCACCACATCGCCCTGAAGGAAGAAGTCCGTATTATCAGGCAGTCACCTGACGCAGCAGCTCCTTCGGCGTAG
- a CDS encoding undecaprenyl-diphosphate phosphatase has product MFTFIKVLIFGFVEGLTEFLPVSSTGHMIILERWLTLQGSEDFATTFMIVIQLPAILAVVLYFRKKLFPFYPGTDTPAVFLLWIKIAVAFIPAALLGFLFDDYIESLFFNPFSVSLALIVGGIVLYFIERSVRKVRFERVAEIGFLLALCIGLFQCLAMMPGVSRSAATIIGALLLGAARPAAAEFSFFLAIPTMLGATVYKSLKSGLTLEPIEWLWIGVGGLVAFMTAYAVIAAFMRYIQQRDFKIFAIYRIALGSLLLVLLWMQS; this is encoded by the coding sequence ATGTTTACGTTTATTAAGGTCCTTATCTTTGGATTCGTGGAAGGGCTCACCGAATTCTTGCCCGTGAGCAGTACGGGACATATGATTATTTTGGAGCGGTGGCTGACCCTGCAAGGCAGCGAAGATTTCGCTACAACCTTTATGATTGTTATTCAGCTGCCGGCCATTCTCGCCGTGGTCTTATATTTCAGGAAAAAGCTTTTCCCCTTTTACCCCGGGACCGATACGCCCGCCGTCTTTTTATTGTGGATAAAAATCGCCGTCGCTTTCATCCCCGCCGCCCTATTGGGTTTCCTCTTCGATGATTATATTGAATCCCTTTTCTTCAACCCCTTCAGTGTATCGTTGGCGTTGATCGTGGGCGGCATCGTGCTCTACTTCATTGAGCGCAGTGTCAGAAAGGTACGCTTTGAAAGGGTGGCAGAAATCGGTTTCCTACTCGCTCTGTGTATCGGTCTTTTTCAATGCCTCGCCATGATGCCCGGTGTATCCCGTTCTGCAGCAACGATTATTGGCGCCCTGTTGCTGGGCGCTGCACGACCCGCCGCCGCAGAATTTTCCTTCTTCCTCGCCATCCCCACCATGCTGGGCGCCACCGTATATAAAAGCCTTAAAAGCGGTTTAACCTTAGAGCCGATAGAATGGCTATGGATCGGCGTGGGCGGGCTCGTCGCGTTCATGACCGCTTACGCCGTGATTGCCGCTTTCATGCGCTATATCCAACAACGGGATTTCAAGATTTTCGCCATTTATCGGATCGCATTGGGCAGCCTGCTTCTAGTCCTATTGTGGATGCAGTCTTAA